tgtgtgtgtgtgtgtgtgtgtgtgtgtgtgatcagctGCGGGTGGGCTAAATCTTCTGCTAACAACACTTAATGTAACGGTAATTATCTTTGTGAGAACACATAGCTAGTTTGCTGTATAAACCATCTTAACTGCAGGTATTTGCTTGCTAGTTCAAATAGACTAAAATACAGTTGTGGTGGCTATCGCTGATCTGTAATCGTGACGCTAAAagtatattataaaaaaaacaaatcatgatATAATCCGGCATACAGAGctatgctaatgctaacgctagctcaGCTGGCTGACCTAACGTAAAATACGATAGCTGTCCGGCTAACGAATTAGCAACGTTGTTTGTTCACAACCTACTCGTGTATTAAGACCTACCCCTCCCGGATACGCTCTCCTTGTCACGCGCCGTTGACTTGTTTTTCTTAGTGGTGTCAATTCCAGTTGAAATATCTTGTTTTATGCGTTTGACTCTTTAAAACAGAGCGTGCAAAAtacaattgttttcttttgccgAACGTTCAATTTCGGGCTCGCTAAGCATCACGGGAAGGATGTGACGTCACTGCTTTTTTTGAATCACACATTTGGCGTTGCTAAGGAAACCGTTACAGAAACGTGTCAGTTGTCAGCAGACTGCCATTCTACATGTACAGCCGACCGGGTATGATTATGATTAAGATAATTTatgggaaacaaaaaaatattttacgaATCAAACATTATTACAGCTTATTTTCAGTCACAtcatataaaatgtatgaatatatttaaaattgtatttattaattttcgAGTAGGCTACTGATACAATTTCAATCAGGTATGCACATCTTGATTTGTCAAAGGATCACCTGACCTGGTATAAAAGAACAATAAACTAGATATCATTGAGGGTGACTGTCATATTCGATccatttttaacatattgcgatattctgcgatatattgcaatttattaacttcatatttttcccaatttcataTGATGCCCTCAAAAGGAAACTGTCAACATTATCTAAAaggaaacatttctctgtttgttcaaatcacttcaattttattgctggaAAATGGGatagacaaactgaccaacatatacatatatatatatatatatatatatatatatatatatatatatatataaaataaaagatccatacttgacGCATGTGTATTGATaaagtattgccactgaaaatatatGCTGTATCAATActacctacttttgctttattactttaattatatattcaatttaattttaacgtcactttcttacactgcaatattattattttttgtactatggcaaccgcactttactttacaaaaccctaccttctgctcattgtctactgtttgtctgtttttcttgtgtttactagttagtttttttgctCTTCTTGTAGAGAAGGCTActgtaacaaaggaatttccccgctttgggatgaataaagtattatctaatcttaTCTAAGAGCAAGCCAaccctgtaggtggcagtgtaacgagaaacTCAAGCCCacgccagccaatcagaatcctcaAAATAGCGACAAATCTCTTCCTCAGCTGCCTAAATCTCGGTTAGTCTCGGTTTACATGGAAACGAAGATTTCAAAAATCTCCGCTCTGGtcggagtttttagaaagactcgttttgagagaaaaaatcTCCGTTTGCGTGTAAACGAAGAGCACTAACGAAGGcaaatgtctctgtgtgtcaaaataaccatgttAGTGTAAGGGCCTGTGACAAGGGCCCAAAAAGTTGCTACGATGAATGCATAGCTGTGAATGTGGGGCCCCTAGATAATGCCTTTATACAGTGCTAAGAATTCTGTCCTACACCCCTGCCGGCGGGTCAACACTTGTAAGACAAACCATGATTAAATACACCCAATAATTCACGATCTGGTAttgacaaatgtattttaattaacaGAAGACACACTGCGTCAATTCACAGTGTCTTTCAAATGACTTTATTACTAAAAACATTAAGGGAAAAGTGAAACAAATATAATCTAACATGaagtaaaaacagaataaacagCTTCCATGtgcaaaaaattgaaaaatatacattacattattattattatcctgtTAGAAGTTAGACTCCCGCTTGCTGAAATCAATATCTCACCAATGCTCAGAATAGTGTCTCACATTGTCAGACTTTACACTACGAGTAGCAGGATAGTGAAATCGGATCGAGAGCAATGTTTTAACAAGGCATTAGCTGCGACTCTGTTCAGTCAGCTGCAAGATGTCAAGAGTCTGGTCCGATGGGTCCAACAGCtcatataaaataaatctgattcAAAGTGCCACAGAAAAGGTACAGTAGCTTCAAGTAAATGAGTGAAATTAGAAAAGAAACCCCTCAACACCCAGTTAAGTAGCTTgtgcaaaaatatagtttttaaaattaaatagtCTAAATGGGCTAGATGATGAATACATAATGGGATAGCttaaaaaatctcttttctaCAAGCACAAATTGAGTGAAAAGGGTGGCTCAGCTCAGCAAATCAAAGGGCCCATGCAGTTTAAAGTGGGACAGTAAATACTGCCAAAGATTCTCTAAATCGGGCACTGTATTTAATAATCATAAGCTTCTTCAAGCAGTATACATTTACTCACTTATCAGTATTAATATGTCCTGAAAGAAAGTCACAGCTCTACAGCATCTGCAAGTTCATCATCTGACGCTCTGAAAATCCCATTGTCTAAAAGTCCAGTAGAAATCATagtataaaacacatttatacagaCAACCAATTAACCAAGACTGAGTCTGAAAATGGCATGTCATATCCCCTAAATCAAAATGAAGCCCGCCCACTTTTCCACAGCCCCTTGTAACCTGTGTAGATTGAAATGACTCCATTAGCTATGCGTAGGGCCACGTTCAGTCTGCCTGCGTCGGCCGTCCTACACAAACGCGGgtctttccatttatttagAACGGGGGTAGTACGTTTAGGCTGTGGCGGGGGAGATCAGACTTGTCAGTGTTTTGAGATATGGTTTGAGGAGGTGTCCGGTAAAAAGGAAATATCGCTGCCTTTATCGCTGCATCGCGAAAGTGAGAGTAAAAAATGGGTGTGAATGCCCTGCAACACTAAATACATTCAGAGCAGTAACTATCTAAAAAGCTGGTGTGCTTATGGTAATGCAGGGCagactgaaatgaaaataaagtacatGTGGACGCAGGTAGCTGCTACAGGGAGGAGGTATCACTAGGCATGAGTCGCAGGCCGTTGTTGACCTGGAAGCGAGTTTCATCTGATATCCCGTACTGCTCCAAGGGGTCCTGTGGAGAAGGAAGATACATAAAGTAAAGTCAAAGCAAAATcaacctttaaataaaacagaagttCGAGACTTCTGCCTCAGAGTGTAGGTGAGTGGAATTTAATTAGCGGctcaaaaatgacatttgacaAACCATATTTCTTTACAGACTTTGCTATGAACAGCTTTCACTGAGAACTATTTTTGAGATCTCTGGATCATCCAGGAACCTTTTTCTGCAAAGACATATTACTTTTAAGTTTTTCCTAAGTACTTATATGCTCTGAGcaccaaaattgaaattttctcttttgtttgacGGAGTGGCCTGAATCTCAAGAGCAAAACTTTATTGAATAAAAACTCAACTCTTGAATCTTCCTATCCTCGTCTATGTTCTGTTATTGCTGATACTGTGCATTTCAGTGAGTCACGCATGGCACAAATACACTTCACACCTAAGTCCCCGCTAGTACGACACAGTTGGATACCAGCACCATCTGCGTGGCATTTAGTGCATCAAGACTGCTGCAATGATGGGTCTCACCTTGCCAGTGAGCCTGTGGATTTCAGTTCGATAGAATATGAGGTTCTTCCTCATGAACTCGTAACTGCAAGAGATGAGAGGACAAATTAATTGGACATTCGATTGTTTTGGGAACATCATAGTTTTCCCAAGTGTACTTAACACATGGTCAAGTTGATGACTCAGTTAAACAGTGTTCAACACAAGTCACATTGTGTCTCTGGAAACATCATTCATATATGACAGATTCCCCCATGTGAGTCTATTACTGGAGGCTAAGACACAATGAGGTGTGAATTCTCGCTGCACGTTGAGACCTGCCAAGCTGTTTATCGCTGCAGATATGTGATCATATTCAGTTGTACCGAACACTGTTGCTGTAATGTTCAGTCATATGGCCGTAGTTGTGTATTAAAGTTGGAAAAAttcagacatgctgctgctgcattgttttatttagatTACTCAATGACTATATGCAATAAGCAGCCAACTACAGGGGAGCCAGGGGCCTCTTAATAAGACATGAGCTCTTGTAAAAACATGACTCTTTTGACATGAAATTTTGAGGCTTCTCTTAAATATTGACAATATGTTATCTTTGCCatgcatttagatttttctttattattatggATTGCGTGTATAATGAAGCTACCATTGATGTATGATGCATGAATGAGGGCGATGCATGTGGTCATTAGCCGATCtttatacagtggtgctcataaatGTATGAaaccatgctaaagttgactaaaagaggaattaaaaaaggacgccttaattaaaaaaaattggaaaaaatccaacctttcaggacaccaattttatttgtgaatgaataatgttttgttaataaataaatgttcttccttaaaatacaggagaCATAATAAGCACCccactatgttaaattcccatagagacaggcacattgtatttttaaaggccagttatttcatggatcaggataccatgcatcctgataaagttcccttggcctttagaattaaaatacttatgagcaccactgtacatCAGATGTGCTGAAATCACAGTCATTAGTCCTTTAAACTGTATTGTGTTATTATCAGCCATAAAACCCAACGTCTTTAGCTTTTAATTTGAGAAATTCTGGTATTTGTACTGGATAACTGACTGAAATGactgataattaaaaaaatgttagtcGACTGATCTGCAGTCAGTTACTGCCAGGTCATGGTGTCTGTTGTTATAAGATGGAAAAGAGTCCGTCCTACCTGGCCTTCACAATCGAGTCTACCCACTCCCTGCACTGCTCTGCTGAGTCACACTCAAACAGATACTTCCTCTCTGCTTCATCCAGAAATGCTACAAAGAGAAACACATAAAATTACTCATGCACAAACGGGTAAAAGTTATGGACTTTAATACATAAGTGACCTATCAACACTGCAGTGTGAATAGCATCGAACTGAAACCAAAGCAAGTAAAGAGCATCAAACTGAAACTAAAACCAGTGAGAAAGTGTAGGTGAGTCATGTGAATGGGAAATGGAAAGTGGAACTTACCAATAGAAAAGCTCTGGCTGTCCTCCTTTTCCACCCGACACTGCTCCAGCAGCAAAGCTCCAATTGGCTGACAAATAAAGaatgacattttgtttcattttctcaagAAGAACAGGAAAGACAATGAATACAGAGAAATGCCCTATGGGCATGTAAACTGACCTCCTCCTCATCAGTTCGGAAATAAAAGAGGAAGTTGACAACGAGTTTCACCAGCCTCTTCTTTAcaactgtaaaacaacaaaagggaACGGATGTGAGACAGTACAGAGActagggtgaccatattttaatttccaaaaaAGGCCTTGGAAgccaaattcagacaggcttctcagaggtaaatgaacatgctttattatggcTTAATGGTATAAACataacttatgtaataaaatatgtaacaacctgtaacaaaacaactattttcaaattaataaacatggaatcattttctaaatatgacctattctcTGTCAACTTCAAAATCCAGCTACCGTAGTACCGTAAtaccgtagtattgtgtgcaaagcgccagtcaatttaagtacacgcctaatggtcccatgaaaaactgtgaaaaccGGACATTTTCATTAATGTAATGAGAACTTAGTTAGCGTGTAATGAAGCCTGTTACCGTCTCCTTTCTTGGGTCCTCGCATCCCCAGCTCGGCTGCCATCTCCGAGGGCTGGCGGCTCAGAGACACCAGCTCCTTCTCGTTGAAACGCATCACGTCCACTGACAGTAAAACACAGGTTTAATAGGATACTTTGGCTACGACCGAGCCATTCCCATCGACAACATAATAACGGCGCGAggtagctagccagctagctagcaacaGTACGTAATGTTAGTGACAGAGTTGTCTATGCCGTCGGTTAAACGTCGCCGTATCGTTATCTGGTGTTCTCCAAATATGACGTGTGTTTGCTCATTTCTACGGTCAAGCAAACACAACCGAGAATGTAGCCTAGGTCCTAGTTCTCCTCtatgacacacatacacacactctcacacagaaacacacacacacctctcggTTGGAAAGGCAGTGAGAGCGTTTCTTTAGTAATAGTACGGTAGTCGCTGAGGGTCATACGTGGCCGGGTTGCATTAGTGggcagagcaggcgcacatatgtGCTGAGGTGTATGCTGCCTCTACGCAGAGGTtcagggttcgaatccggcctgtgacgatttcctgcattagtagttcttcttcttcttcttcttcttcttcttcttcttcttcttcttcttcttcttgtggtTTTGAATGGCAGTTAGCAACCAGCTATTTGGTGCATTACCGCCACCATCTGGACTGGAGTGTGGACCAAGACTTGAAACTACTTTTCCTCAAATTCTCTTTAATAACCCAGttatcttcaaaataaaaaatgatgtaaATCATGTAAATTCAACGTCATCTGGTTTTCACCAAGTTGTGAAATCAGTCATTGTCTAGCTTGAAGATATTTAGGACAATATATGATAACATGCTCTACGTTCTCCTGACTATTGCAATATTCACAAATACCATCAACATGCtttttcattataaataaaGTTCTTTTTAGCCCGGTATGTCCTAGTCCCATCCTGGACACCACATCTTCGTCTTGCTTCCTTACTTCTGTAAGTATTCcttcccgaggcgttcccaggccaggttggaggtctcatccctccacctagtcctgggtctacCCCTGGCTTTATTCAATCATTCTCAATTAGATTTGCttttaagtaataataataatgcatactttattaattaaaattaaaattaaaattacaatgtacactctgttgttgttacacacattacacacaggcctgaatcacacacatgctcagtacctgtacatgcacttatggagagatgtcagagtgggggggcgcCCGTGGAAAAGGCGCCCCGAGTTGatggggggtttggtgccttgctcaagagcaccttggcagtgcccaggaggtgaaccggcacctctccagctaccagtccaccaccatgctttggtccgtatgtagacttgaaccagcgacccaaCTGCCTAGGGACTGAGNNNNNNNNNNcccccccccccccccccccgcttgacccttgtgttgtcttcccgccaaccTGGAAAATGTTGTTCTCGCGagtccaaattcaaaattatggtcgtctttttcgacccttttgtggtttttgtttttatcactttttcaacatttgtcgactttttctga
The window above is part of the Etheostoma cragini isolate CJK2018 chromosome 12, CSU_Ecrag_1.0, whole genome shotgun sequence genome. Proteins encoded here:
- the plekhj1 gene encoding pleckstrin homology domain-containing family J member 1 isoform X1 produces the protein MTLSDYRTITKETLSLPFQPRVDVMRFNEKELVSLSRQPSEMAAELGMRGPKKGDVVKKRLVKLVVNFLFYFRTDEEEPIGALLLEQCRVEKEDSQSFSIAFLDEAERKYLFECDSAEQCREWVDSIVKASYEFMRKNLIFYRTEIHRLTGKDPLEQYGISDETRFQVNNGLRLMPSDTSSL
- the plekhj1 gene encoding pleckstrin homology domain-containing family J member 1 isoform X2, which produces MRFNEKELVSLSRQPSEMAAELGMRGPKKGDVVKKRLVKLVVNFLFYFRTDEEEPIGALLLEQCRVEKEDSQSFSIAFLDEAERKYLFECDSAEQCREWVDSIVKASYEFMRKNLIFYRTEIHRLTGKDPLEQYGISDETRFQVNNGLRLMPSDTSSL